A region of the Manduca sexta isolate Smith_Timp_Sample1 chromosome 5, JHU_Msex_v1.0, whole genome shotgun sequence genome:
ttttatcccgaaaatacttgacacgcgggcgaagccgctagcATAGCCACTAAGtaataaattggttttaaaattagtaaCAGTTTTCTTGAAAGAGTATTTCTTTTATTGGCCTCGGTTTTTTGACTGAGTGATATAAGAAAATCTGAAATTAGACTGGTATTTCAGAAGGGGGCCCATAAACCAGCAAGCTGGCGATAAACTGGTGGAAGGAGCCCGACATGGGAGGTAAGCTTTATGTGAGTGATTGCAGAAatcaataatttgaatattatttaaattttacttatcaGAATGAATCCCGATTACAAAATGtcttgtaaatgtaggcgtcaTATCGCGCCATAAAAGCAGAAACTAAACGCTCTgtctaattttttattataattataagttgtATAAAGAAGGTCGTTTTTCTGATAGATTATCTATTAATTTGACTTACCTACTTCAATAGATCTTAAGCTGTTATGAACATCAAAGATCTAAAatgatttacatttaattaaaatctaactaAATTCAACTAGAATGGAGTATAAATTTACCTAAAAGTTTGTTACCCTATAGGCGAACGTACGTAATGCTACGCTACGAAATAAATGAATTACTTAATAACCTTGACTGCTTACGCGCTAATTTCATAAACATTCCCACGGGAGAGCTTGGGTCGATAGTTTCATTTCCATAGCCttgaataaatgaataaaatggctgaatttcggccacggttgccaatctcaatggagatcagccaggtacgcaagatatattatagtgcacaagtgtgtgcgcaatacacaggtgcactctccgttccttcactctcatagtccgatgagacggcaaaTCGACATGACCAAAGAGAAATCAGTTGGTTCTGCCAACGGATTTATGTGCTTTCTAAGGCATTACACCGCCATAtacctgactccgagctgcgactgactAATTTCTCAGAATGAAATAACGCagtcaaattaaattttggcccgacccgagattAGAAGCCAGAAACTCGTACTCGTACACGTAAATAATACACTACGCCTGACCTATATGACCTGAGTTCACCAACTGGCGCACACGcttatgcactataattttACCTGGCTGATaaccgttgagattggccgccaaaGTTTCGGCTTGGAGGGATTCATTCGCATATAACGTATTGTATAGTGCCTGCCGGGGAGCGGTATAGTTGCTCGGCGGCGCGGGTGTGGCGAGCGGCGTGTAACACGCTCGTCGCGCCCGCTGCCGACGACGCCTGGAAGCAGATAGTCGACGCCTCGCCGCCTGACAGCATGTGGCACTCGCTCAGGAACTGTGTCGCTTACCAGGTAATCCAGGCATTTACAAGCGATCCCAATTTTCGATCCGAATTCGAATTAACTAATCTAGtcatttatacattaaaaaaaactttcttctcatttgtttattttcacgaTGGCTATAATAACTAATCTCAAGTCATCTAACATATAAacaactttgttctgattggtctattttaacGATGGCTCGAAATAAGGGATAGTGATCGTTTGTTGCTCTGTATCACGCAAAAATCATTCCttggatttaaaattaaattacggcaaaatattatttaacaaacatttaatattgaTCTCACCGTAATGGACCCACtgaatcaaaatttattaatattcttagAAATTTCTCTAAGAAGTCCTCAAAAGCTCTATTGGCTGTCCGGATTTGGCCCACAGTccgttagtttatttttttattttaaaatattttaagagttaCAATGGTATTTGTTAGTAGATAACATCGCAAAAACAATTAGGTTTATGTTTATGCTATCAGAGTTGGATCTCTGATCAAAGGTTGATTGATAtaccttatttttttgtcatggAGAGAGTTTACATACTTACAATTACAGTAACAGATAATTAAACCATTCACACAATATACCCAGAAATTTCTCTAAACTAGAAAAAACACTTTCCCATAATCTATTTTAGATTTCACCTTTGTTCCGCCCGAGTGCTCATCTCTGCGGCTCATAATGCGATTATCTAAGGTGATTACACACGGTACATCACGCTTGATAAGCACGCATGATCAGTCTAACGATCATGCAAATTTTTGTCTTAAAAATAGCTTGTTCTTTTACAAGGTCGTAACCTAAATGAATATTGTAAAGCCGATGTAAATTTTAacgtgtaataaaatgtttttcagtTAGATGTAAGCCGTCAGTAATTTGCTTATTTCCTGAGCTTCAATCTTTACACCTACCCTAATTCCATTTTAAAGTGGAGTCGatagaatacattttttcaAGAATGTTATAGAAAGGTTATGACATAGTTTttggtgtatttatttttcatgatttcctatgttaacgcgaatgttaaacatcgaaataaactATTCAATTGTAATTTCTAAATATGCCGAtagatttattacttttttctaTGGATTCTATAGTTTGTAGCACTCACAAAAAACCATACTTTTCACAATTTCCAGGCGGGGGTATGGCAGAACCTGTTGATGAAAGGCATAGATGACGTCATTCAGCCGGCCGCTTTCAAACTAGCCATAGTATTACGTCATACGCCCTCTGAACTCGCTGCGAAGTTATTAGCAGAGCTGCTCAGCTTACATCCGCAATCCGTaagaaatactaataattttgAGCTTTAAATCAGGACAGCTACAACCcaacgataaataaatattaataaagagtaatgttatttttacgcgccctaaagcNNNNNNNNNNNNNNNNNNNNNNNNNNNNNNNNNNNNNNNNNNNNNNNNNNNNNNNNNNNNNNNNNNNNNNNNNNNNNNNNNNNNNNNNNNNNNNNNNNNNNNNNNNNNNNNNNNNNNNNNNNNNNNNNNNNNNNNNNNNNNNNNNNNNNNNNNNNNNNNNNNNNNNNNNNNNNNNNNNNNNNNNNNNNNNNNNNNNNNNNNNNNNNNNNNNNNNNNNNNNNNNNNNNNNNNNNNNNNNNNNNNNNNNNNNNNNNNNNNNNNNNNNNNNNNNNNNNNNNNNNNNNNNNNNNNNNNNNNNNNNNNNNNNNNNNNNNNNNNNNNNNNNNNNNNNNNNNNNNNNNNNNNNNNNNNNNNNNNNNNNNNNNNNNNNNNNNNNNNNNNNNNNNNNNNNNNNNNNNNNNNNNNNNNNNNNNNNNNNNNNNNNNNNNNNNNNNNNNNNNNNNNNNNNNNNNNNNNNNNNNNNNNNNNNNNNNNNNNNNNNNNNNNNNNNNNNNNNNNNNTTTTGTGCATGACTGTACCAAAATCACACTGTTAAGGTCGGTTAATTGCATACAAGAGAATTAAACAAACTGTATATAGTTGCGTCACTGTACTATTGTATGAGTGTGTGTTTGGACAACGTGCTAATGTATTTTCCAGTTTTAAgttagattaatatttttatttcgatttggTACCGAGTGcaaaaaagaacaatatttttatgatctatCTAATATTAATAGTGGTTGTTCAGTGGCCGGAATTCGACTagtgaatttaaaaaacttgtaacacataagtattatatataaattttatttttctgttctCTGTATGAATTTGAATGATGCCAAATCTCATACTCCCTCTTGCACGTAATGTGCATAAAAAGGATTACAACGTTTTCTCTTCATGTTAATATCTTCCCAATCATATCACTTGGAAAGGaagtcttacccccttattcatagacgttatttatctaaggacggagcattgctgtgataacaagtctgtttctcagtgctgatggcatgacagccttcgcagcgcgtagacatagggccgttgtgattggcttatattgagatacagctttaatctagttggctgttagataaacaaaggTGAACAAGGAGCAAGCtgttagataaataaagctgagaaacatacttgttatctcaacaatgctccgtccttagataaataacgtttatgaatacgggggtaaacatataattatcCAGGCCAAAAAGTACCTTATGCTTTATACAATCATTCATTATCTGGTCTATTCATATAGCACCTATCTTCCGTATAGCGCTCTCCGCgttcacttctaacaaacatctaaaaacATAGACCATGCCccatatatacatttaatatagaCTCCTTTTCACTGGAAAACCATAAAGATGGATTTTAATACCGGTAAAGATCCTTCACGCGAGCAGGTCTGCTAAGAGTAtgaagtataattaatattattaactcgatatggcgataggctcgcctatcACATAGGATGGAACACAACGATAAGTGGGTGTTTAGTTTcatctttgcctaccccttagTTGATGAAAGCGTGATatgcatttgttttgtttttgtggtAAATATACGAAtattgcttcaacggtgaaggaagacatcctgagatgttctctataggaaatttgagggtttgtgaagtctaccaatccgcaccattCCAGCGTGGTCGACTGAGGCCTAATCTCTGTCAgtttagaggaggcccgtgcagtagtgtgacagtatataatacagggctgatatactTATTATACGACTAGTCCCACTGTTTTGCAGTTAGTACATTTAATTAAGCAAAGAGTGCGATAAAGTAAACTACAGTATTTCACATCGACCTCACGACTGTTGGACGATTTCTAATCTATTAATTGAGAAAACAACACGTATGTTAGAGGACAGATACTGTGTGCGCAGTAGAGGTCTCTTTACggggtttattatattaagtaaagtTTAAATAGTAAAGATTTACTTTTAAACAGCGTGAAGAAACTGAACTGAgtttctctataagaattttaaagatGTACctctttattcatagacgttatttatctaagacggagcattgctgtgataacaagtctgtttctcagctttgtttatccgaCAGCCAAcaagattaaagttgtatctcaatattagccaatcactacggccctatgtctacgcactgcgaaggctgccatatcgtcagcactgagaaacagacttgttatcaaagCAATGCTACATCCTTAGGTAAATACcgtttatgaataagagggttagtTTGTAAcctaaaaaactaaattatgttttttaaaatcaagaaaTTTACATCTTTTGATCTTTCGATGCTATATGTAGGTATTGTTAGTAGGTTGGCAAGCCAgcaaatgtgtttttttatggcCAAATCTTTAATGCTTATGATGACTATTATTGCTCAACTGGTTAGGCAGAAAGTTATCGAATTGTATATTTCTGCTACTTGAAATAAAACGCTTtcgtttctttatttaattctaataaaataaagaagtgaTTACTAAAAGGCTGAGGGTGGCTCACAATAACTGGAAGAGTTAATTATCACCAaagataaaataacatttttgtacTCTACAATGCAGTTGTAG
Encoded here:
- the LOC119191630 gene encoding uncharacterized protein LOC119191630; translated protein: MGVPAGERYSCSAARVWRAACNTLVAPAADDAWKQIVDASPPDSMWHSLRNCVAYQAGVWQNLLMKGIDDVIQPAAFKLAIVLRHTPSELAAKLLAELLSLHPQSVRNTNNFEL